ACTGACAATATTGCCGAGGATAAGGACAAAACCCTTGGGTCCGAGTTCATAACCCGCGCTATGCCGGGGATTACGGCACGGTACATGGCGCCGTTCTGGACGTGGGATCTGAACTACAAATATGAATACCGTTACTATGCGCGTGAAAAGTTTGACAATGAAGATCTCCACCATCTTGCCGCCAGATCCCGTCTGAATCTGATCGACGAAGTAATGTTTATTGATATCAGTGACACGTATGAAAGGGTGTCTCTTGATCAGTCTCGGGACAGAACCCTGGAAAGCCTGCGTTCCGACCAATCCGATCAGAACAACTTTACAGTTGCGCCCGGTCTGGTGTTACGCCCGACCGAAAGGCTGATCTTGCGGCCGGGAGCCTCCTATCAGAATATCTGGTACAAGGATCCAGGAGCCGTTGACCGTAACATTTACAATGGAATCATGGGTCTCAGCTACCAGTTCACCGAAAAGTTTTCCCTGATTGCCAATTACCTCTTCTCGTATACTGACGCAGAGGGAAACCTTTCCCGAGCCCACAATGCAATGGGAGGCATACAGTACGAATATGCCAAGGATTCCTTTATCTCGATTCAGGGGGGCAACTCATGGCTCAATACGTCCGACGGGGTATACAGCAATCCGATCTGGAACGTGGCCATAAACTATGCAGGGAGCCGTTTCAACCTGAGGGCCAGTACCGGTGAAAAATACGATAACGACCCTAGCACCAACAAAGTGACCCTCAATACATCCCATAATGTCGGGATCGACTATGTTTTCGAAAAGGGGAAGTTCGGGCTCACGTCGGGAATTTTGCGCCTCGAAGAAATGCCCGACAATCGCGTCACAACTGTCTCCTATAACAACTCCGCCAATCTTAGCTATCAGATTTTCACAGACTGGGAGGGCAGGGTTTCTTATACATACAATTACATCGATGATCGGGAGCAGGATTCCTACACAACCACCTCCATAGTCAACACCGGCCTTACCTGGTTGTACAGCCCCGATGTCCGGATCAGTCTCAACTATCAGAACCTGCACATGTACTCCCCCGACATCGAGGAGGACAACAAGGATATTAACAATGTGATCCTTCAAGTGTCGAAGACCTTTTGAACCAGCGCGCAATGATCAAGATCGCCTTTGTCATAGATACTGTTGAATCGCCAACCGCCGGGACGGAAAAGCAGCTTCTGCTTCTTATCAAGCATCTGGATCGTACCCGCTTTGAGCCGTATCTGTGCGTGCTGCGCTCGTCGAAATGGATTGAAGAGAAATTTGATCTTTGTTCGCTGTTCGTTGCTGGCATTGATTCATTCAAGACTATCACCGGCCTGAAAGGGATTCTTAGGCTGTCAGGATGGTTCAATGAAAATGGAATCAATATTGTCCAGACCCATTTTCGGGATTCCAGTATTGCCGGCATCTTGGCCGCAAGATTTGCCGGAATAAAAACCGTAATCGGAACGCGTAGAAATCAGGGTTATTGGTTAACCCCCGTTGAATTGAGGATGCAGAAATTCTTGGATCGTTGGGTAACTGCTTATATAGCGAACTCCCAAAGCACTAAGCAGTGGATGGCAAATACCGAAGGAGTTGATTTAAAGCGCGTTGAAGTCATTAATAATGGCTTTGATTTTTCCATCATTGAAACCGAGTCTGATATAAACCGCAAAGAGATGCGCTTGTCGCTCGGTGTTGCCGAAGATGCGCCGGTTATCGGAATAGTGGCGAACCTGAGACCGATAAAAGACCATGCGACCTTCCTGCAGGCCGCAAACATTGTCCACGCCCAGATCCCGACAGCCCGTTTTTTGATAATTGGCGACGGATCCGAAAAGCCTGTACTGCAAAAACAAACAGAAGAACTGAAACTGACAGATGCTGTCATTTTTCTTGGCGCACGTCTGGATGTGCCGCGAATTCTGGCAGCATGTGATATCGGTGTTCTCTCGTCCAGATCGGAAAGTTTTTCCAACGCCATTGTGGAATACATGGCTGCCGGCTTGCCAGTAGTTACAACTGACGTGGGTGGGGCGAGAGAAGCAGTCGATGATGGCATTAATGGTTTTATTGTCGCCATTGGAGATTTTGAGGAGATGGGAAAACGGATTATCGAACTGCTAAAGGCTGATACCATTAAACAGATGGGGCGGGAAAGCCGCAAACGCAGTCTGGAACGGTTTGCTTTGACCAGCATGGTAGCAAAAACAGAGTATTTGTATAACAGATGCCAGGAAGGCAGTAACTGATGGGCAGGACTGGCATTTCCATAGACGATGTTCGCAATGACTGGCAGGTTCTGGATGGTGAATCCTTCACCATGCCAGATGAAGTGAAGTTGATCTCACATGAGAAATTCACCGGTGACACGGAAATCAAGGTCGAATACGTTGAACCAGGCAAGATTGCACGATCGTTTTCGAAAATTTCAATTTTGTACTGGTTGTTTTACGCCATCCGCCTTTTCAGGCTGTCTGATGTTAAAAGTGTTGTGATTGTAAATGGTGGTGTTACTCATCTCTGGATCTGGTGCGGTCTGCTCAATGCCTTCCCGATTTTTGGAAAACGGAAACTGTTCTGTTGGGACATCTTCGTCGAATACATCCTGGGCACGGAGAAAAGACTTAAATTTTTCCCCTTTGTAAAGATCACCACTCAACGGAAAGAAAAACTTGCCAGGTTTATTTTGAAACAGTACGGCTTGAATGTCGTCTGGTCAAAAAAACAGGTAGCTACCCACGCCAGGCATTTCAACCTGCCAGAGAACCACTTCATATTCCTTCCATTCAAGGCTAACCACTCAAAACGAGAAACCTATGACATCCCCATGGGAAATTTCATATTTGCCGGCGGTAATGGCAAGAGAGACTACAAATGCCTGATTGAAGCCGTCAGGGGCACTGACATACCGGTCATAATCAGCGCCACAGACCCGGCAGTTCGCAAGACTATCGAACCACTACCAAATGTTATTGTTGTTGGCGCACCGGAACCAGCTTTTGCCCAACTTCAGGCAGCGTCACGCTTTGTTGTCATTCCGATGATTTATTCAGGTTTAAAGGGTGGAGGCGAAGCGAACTTCTGCAATGCCATGTGGCACAAAAAGCCTGTCATTGCTGTCGATAGCATGGCTGCTGAAGACTATGTCCTTGATGGCGAAACAGGATTTATTATCCAGCCGGGTGATTCAAAAATCTTGAAGGAAAGAATAGAACAGCTCTGGCATGATAGCGACTTGTGTATCGCCATGGGGCTAACTGGGCGCAGTCATGTAGCGAACTATTTCACCCACAGAATGTTTATCAATCGCTTATTGAGATTAGCAGCACAATATGGAGCAAACATTGATGCTTGAAGAAGCTACCTCCCCACAATACAAAGCCTCAACCGTTCTGATCATGGTTTGCATATACATCTTTCTTGTGATTGAGCGGCCATGGGAGTCAATCAGGTATCTACAAGGTTGGCCCATAGAGCGCACATTTGCCATTGCGCTTATAATTGTTGCATTTATAAATGACAAATTCAGGATAGTCAACTCGCCGGCAAACAAATGGGTTTATGGCCTGTTAGCTATACATTTTATCTTAGCGCCATTTGCTTTCAATACTGGCGATGCCGTTGACCAAGGAATTGAATATGCAAAAATGGTAATTCTATATTTACTTATGCTTTCTGTTGCAGACAATGCAAATTCACTTAAGCTACTAATTAAAGCTTACGTTTTTTCAACCATGTTTTATGTATTTCATTCTATAAATGAATTTATAAATGGTCGCCACGTTTGGAGGATGGGGATTTCTCGAATGATTGGCGTTGACTCCACATTTAACGATCCAAACGCTTTTGGCGCTACAATTGTTCTTTCTCTTCCATTTGTCTTTGTTTTACTAAAGACTGAAGAATCAAAGAAAATTAGGATGCTTTATTATGCTTATCTGGTGCTTTCAGTCTTTTGTGTTGTGCAAACCGGTTCGCGTACATCTTTTTTTGTGATGTCAGTTTTAGGGATTATTTTTACGATTATTCATCTGAAAAAGCATTTTTTCTCAACATTAGTCGTGGCGGGAATACTATCGACTATCATATGGTCTGCAATGCCGGAGGAAAAACAAAACAGGATAAGAACTTTGTGGGACCCGAGTGCTGGCCCGGCCAATGCCCAGGCTTCAGCAGATGGCAGAATGGTCGGATGGGAAGTTAGTTGGCGTATGTTCAAACAGCAGCCATTGACTGGAGTGGGAGCAGGAGGTAAGAACTACGTTGGCTACCGTGTACTTCATCAGGTTGATGACGGCCCGCCTTCGGCTAACCAGTCACATATTTTGTACGGAGAAGTTATAGCTGAATTTGGCCTATTGGGTGCGGTACTGTTTATGGGGTTAATTTTTTCTATCTTTCGTTGTTGCCGTTTGACGCTGACATACCTGAACAATATCGGTGAAGAGTCAATTTTTCTGGTCCATCTAGCATGGGCCATATTGGCAGCATTGCTTCTATTGCTTATCTTTGGCATTGGTGGGCACAACTTTTACCGTCCGATGTGGCTCTGGTTGGCTACTTGGTCTGGTATTCTGTTTAATATGACCAAAGTACAAAAGTTTACAATGCCCAAGCCATCTTATTAATATTCTTCTACTTTATAAATTTAGACCCGAGTAATTTTGATAAATTGAGGAGGTTTGAGATGCAAAAAATAAATAGGCGTTTTGAACCGTCGCCCAGTGATAGTGATTATTATATGCTAACACAGTTACGCTCTGCTCTAGAAAATGTAATTAAAAAATACATCAAAAACAGTGAAGATAACAATCAGATTAGTATTTTAGATTATGGCTGCGGTGAAGTGCCGTACAGTAAATTGTTTGCAACTATTCCACATAAGTTTACTTCTGCTGACCTTCCAGGGAATGAACTCGCTAATATGATCTTAGACGCAAATGGGAATGTGCCTTGCGAAGATGAATCTTTTGATGTCGTTTTGTCTATACAGGTTCTTGAGCATGTTCCAAGCCCACAAAAATATTTGTCCGAAGCATTGCGGGTTTTAAAGCATAATGGTCTTTTACTCTTATCGACCCATGGCTGGTGGACTCATCATCCTTATCCAAATGATTATTGGAGGTGGACTCGTGAAGGTCTAGAAAAGATTTTAAACGAGGAAGGATTTAAGGTAGTTGACAATAGAGGCATTATTGGAATGTTAGCATACAGTTATCAGCTTAGGGCGCAATGCTGGAAAGGATTGCTTGAGAATAAAGGGCTAATTGCATCTTCAGTTTTTAGTCTGATTGCTTTTTATTATCAGAAATGCATGCATTTCGCTGACATTATAACACCTGTCAACATATCAAAAAATAATTCTTCTATTTATTTAATAGTCGCAAAAAAAGCATAGCAAACACAAAATATCAGGATATAACTGTGGCAAATTTTCAAAGTTGTCAAAATAATAATTATAAAAACATATTAGTGGTCTCTCGTTGGCCTCTAGGCGGTATACGCACCTATATGCGCTATATGTTCGGACATTTTCCTGCTGAGTTCAGGTTGACATTGCTAGCTGCTTCCACACAGGAAGATGCGGCGCTTAAGGATGATGTTAAGACATATGAGGCAGCCCTAAGCCTGGTTAAACCTGGTGGTACAATACATTTTGCAAGGGCTGTGCATGGTGAATTATGTCGGCAAAAGTACGATGTGATCCTGAGCCAAGGGTTTGTATCTGCTGTGTCGGTATACTTAGCCAACCTTGCGCATAAAGTGCCGCATATCGTGACAATCCATGGCATTGTAGAACCACAGTATCTGAGTGGTCGGTTCGGTTCCTTTAAGCGCTGGTTTCTTGGCTGGCTACTGTCGCGTGTTTCTGTACTTTATGGAGTGAGCAACGATATTCTAGAACACCTCTATAATGAGTTCCCTCGTTTACGCAACAACGGTCCGCAGCCGTTGGTCATATTAAACGGCATAGAACCTGACACATTTGACTTGTTGCCAAAAGAGCCTTTAGATTTGCGTGCAAAGCTGGGCATTGATGGTTCCACCTTTCTCTTTGGCTTCTTTGGCCGTTTCATGCCACAAAAGGGATTTGATCTGCTGATTGAGGCTGTTAATAAACTGCGAGTAGCACAACAGAATCGCAAATTTGTCGTAGTGGCAGTCGGCTCAGGAGACTACATTCGGGAATACCAGGAAACAATAAAGAGCAAAGGACTTGAACCTTATTTTCATTTTCTGCCGTTTCAACCGATGGTGCATCATCTGTACCCACAGGTGGACACAGTTGTGATGCCTTCTCGCTGGGAAGCCTGCCCTTTGCTGCCAATGGAGGTATTGTGTATGGGTACCCCTTTGATAGCAGCTAACTGTATTGGAACACGTGAAATTATTAATGACACACCTACGTTTGTAATTGAGGAGAATAATCTTAAGCAACTTATTGAAATGATGCTCGCCTGCATGCAAGACAACATGCCTGATAATTTTCAGGCATACCAGATAGAGGCACGTAAGAGGTTTAACGTAGCCACTGCTGCAAAAAAACTAGTGCTGTTTCTTAACGATATGCCGGGACACATATGAGCAGAAAGTTGATATTCAACTCTCTTTCAGGCACTGCACTCTATGGGGCCAATATTATAGTAGCCTTTGTAATGAGCCCGATAATTATCAGAGCTCTTGGGAACCGTGATTACGGCCTATGGGAACTGGTAATGAGCGTAATTGGCTATATGGGCCTGCTTGATTTGGGAATCGGGCCAGCTTTGGTACGTTTTGTCTCGGTTGCTGATGGTAAGCAGGATAAAGATGATCTGCAAAAAACCATCAGCACCTCATTCGTGTTTTTTGTTGTAGTAGGCGTGGTTGCAGTCTTTTCATTCTTGTTGCTGGGGTATTACCCAGCGATCATCGCCGGAAAAGAGACAAAGGCTATTGCCAACCTGGGTTCGGTTTTCATGCTGTTGGGATTAAATGCCGGCATGCTTTTCCCTTTACAGGTTTTCATTGCCACGCTCATGGGGGTTCAACGACACTATTTCATCAATAACGTACGGATTGTGCTGATGGTTGTCCGTGCAATACTCAGTTACTATTTGCTAACCTCTTACCCAGGCAAGGGACTGCTTATCATGGCCTTGCTGGAACCAGTGTTTACAGCAATACAGGTAGTTGCTTTTATTGGTGCTGTGTATGTTGACAGAAGCATACCCAAGATTGCATTTGCTGCCGTTTCATTGACTAAGGCAAAAGAAATGATGTCCTTCGGCGCCAAGAGTGCCACCATGTTAGTAGCCTCACGGATACAGAATCAAAGCGTACCATTAATAATAGGTAATGTGATAAACCTCAGTTCAATAATATATTTTGTAATACCAAACAGGCTCGTAGAATATGCAAAAGGCTTATCATTATCACTAGGCATTCCTCTAACACCATATTTTGGTTCTCAATTAGCTGGCGGAGATACTGAATCACTTCGTAAAAACTGGATAGCATCAGCACTAATACTGCAGATGATAACGCTTTCGATGCCAATCGCCCTGGTTTTTCTTGGTAATGAGTTTTTAGAATTATGGATAGGTAAAGACATAGCAATTCAAGGCAACAACATATTAATAATATTAATTTTATCTTTAATAATGCAATCTTTAGTGCCCAATGCTTTTGGGCTATTAGCTGCATATAATAGCCACGGGAGATCCGCATTAGTTTGGTTGATATCTGCTATATTTAGCGTAATAGCGGCAATGTTTGTTGGTTACCATTATGGGATAAATGCTATTGTTGCAGCCTCAGTGTTACCATCTTCTGTATGTTCGTTTATTAATCTGAAATATGCATGTGATAAAATAAATATATCAATGGCACATTATTTTAGAGAGACGTCTGCTAAAATTATTGTTCCATTAATTGCGTTTTCAATTGCTTTATATGTCTCTAATATTGTTTTAATTCATAAGTCATATGGTTCTTTATTAATTAAGTTGTTAATTAGTACGGCAGTTTATATGATAATGCTATGGATTAAAGCGCTAAGCTCAGAGCAAAAACATATCGTAAAAGATGTTATAACTATAAAAGTACAGAGATGTTTTTATGATAGATAAGGTATCTATAATCATTCCAATGTATAATTCTTGTAATACTATCGCTGAAACTCTAGAATCTGCACTAAATCAGGATTACAAAAATATCGAAATAATAGTGATTAATGATGGTTCAACGGACGGTTCTTTAGAATTATTGTCTAATAATTATAACGACAAAGTAAGGATCATTAATACTGAAAACAAAGGAGTTTCAAGCGCTCGTAATATTGGAATAAATAATGCGACAGGGAATTATATTGCGTTTTTAGATTCAGATGACATATGGGCTCCAGATAAGATAAGTAAACAGATACGATTATTAACCAATAATTCTGACTACGGTGTTTGTTATACTGATCGTTATTTAATTGATTCGAAATCAAGCGTTTTACCTTCCAAAAAAAGAAAACACTACACAGGTGCAATTCTTAATAAAATCATCATATCAAATTTTGTGTGCCTTTCTTCAACATTGGTAAAAAAAGAATGTTTTATTACTTGTGGTAAATTCGATGTGGGTCTTACTGTTTCTGAGGATTATGACTTATGGATCAGAATAGCAACAAAATTTAAGTTCATATATTTAGACGAACGATTAGTATATTATAGAATAACGCCAGGAAGTCTTACAAAGAATAGACAAAGAATGCTTACCAATGCCTTCAATGTATTTACCAAAAACATATGTGATCCTGAAATTGTAAGCAATGTAAATATAATTACAATTATCCAATTCTACTCTGATACATATAAGTCATTAGGTTTATACTATTCTGATTTGGCTATTTATGCCGCATCTTTTAAATGTTTTTTGTTATCTATCATATTGTATCCATTTTACTTTGAATCCTATACAATGCTTGTAAAAACAACAATTGCTAGATTCGCAAAAAGGTAGAACTAATGAATACATTACTTATAGGTTATTTTGGTTATTTTAATGCTGGAGATGATGCATTTATAAAAACTACTCAGTGGGCGTCACATAATTATGATTTGAATCTAACATTATCAGCTACATCAGACAAAGTATTTTCGTCTGAGCATGGGACTGTAAAGCCAATATATTCTAAATTTGTGCCCCAGAGGTATGATTTCAACTACAGGCAATATAGATTTAAGCAAATATCAAATAAATTTGACTTATGTCTTTTCGCCGGTGGGTCCAATTTTCACTCTAGCTATAGCTTAAAACACTGGAGGGATAGTTTTAGTAATAGAAAGAAGCAATTGATTTGTGCGATTGGTGTTTCAATAGGACCCTTTAAAGATATTGCAGCAGAACATGAATGCAAAGAACTATTGAAAATGTTCGACCTTATTGCAGTTAGAGACCTATCTAGTTTTGGTAGACTTGTTGATATGAATTTGGACACTCCATATTATAAATCAAATGATATAGCTGTTATGATATCTAAAACATCACAAGACACAAGATTACTTAGAAATAACATGAAATCTAATGAGAGCATCATTGGTTTTTCTATTTGTGATCAATCAATTCAATTAGATGATAACACCACTTACGATCAAAGGGAGTTTTTTATAAACTCTATAAAGCGCATTTTAGATGATAATGTATCCGATAAAATAATGTTATTTGCTTTTAATATGCATAAGCAAGTTGGTGACAGAGCCATATGTACCCATATTTTAAATAGCCTACCTACTTATCGTGAAAGAATATTGTATTATGAATACGATGGTAACATCAATAATATTCTAATTGAAATGTCTAAAATGAAATGCTTTATAGGCATGAGGTTGCACTCTATAGTGTTTAGCTATTCTTTGTCTATACCCTTTATTATGATTCCATATCATGAAAAATGTTATGAATTTGCGAAGATGATTGATATTGGCCGTTCTAATTTATTGAGTGCAGATACTGTTAATCCACAGATGTTCATAGAGTTGATAAAAAGCTTAGATATATTGGATAACACCAAAGCTATGTCTGAATCTGAGCTTAATTTTATTTATCTAAGTGAGCTTATAAATAAATGCTAAAGTTAGTTTATATAATAGCTATGTTATTTATTATGTTTGATAAATGCAATTCGTATGCAATGCAGTTGCCACCAAATAGCGAAGTTGCATTATTTGCAGATATCAAGAAATCAATTAAAGGTAAAATATATATACCTGGCGGAATTTATTCTAAGCCCTATAAAATAGTTATGTCTAATTATGAATATATATTAGAAAGCGATGTTTATGCCGATAATTCAGCAATAATTATTGAAACATCTAATATTATACTTAATTTAAACAATCATAAGATTTTATATAATATCAAGTCAAACGGTGAAGGTATTTCAACTGGCAGTTGGAATAACAAAAATATAGTTATAATTAATGGTCATATTGAACAAGGGCCTGCCATGTCTGAAGGAGACCAATATGGTGTTGGAAACAACCCTATTCGGATGACTCCATATGGTGTCAGCAAACTTATAATTAGCGATTTAATCGTTAGCTACGGTGGTAAAGATGTTGGTGGTATTGTTGTTTCTTCTAGAAATAGTTTTTTTAAAAACAACACTGTAGTTGATAAATGGCAAAATGGGTATTTTAAAAACAGGCATCAAGGTGTTAATGCCTTGGCAGGAGCGATGGGTAGCTCTGATTTCGTTAACAATGTTTATATTGATAACAATATTGTTAACTGTCGCCAGAAGGGCATAGTGCCAGGAAATGGATCTTATGTAGTTGGCAACAAGGTCTCAATCAATAGCCTAGCAACAAATTCAACTGGAATTGCACCCGGTATTGGCTGCAAAGTTTATAACAATACTATAATTGGGAGGGGAGAGCATCCAATTGGAATTTTTTATGTTTCCAAAGCCGGTAATGTTGAAATTTTCAACAACACCATTGATGTTCAGACTACAAAGCTTGGTGACGAATATGGCGGCAATCAGAAGTGTCTTGACCCAGCAACCCCGTGCGGCAACTATGCCGTAGGTTTTCGCACAACATGGGGCGGTAACAACATTAATTTTCATGACAACACTATTATCGTACGTACCGATTCAGCCTATAAAGGCACTCGTACATCAACTGGTGAACCTGTTGTGGTGAATGCCAAGGGCCGCGGGCTGATGGTTGCGATCAACGCTGGAGAAAAATCGAGATTTTACAACAATAAGATCACCGTTATTGACAAGGATGGCACCGGCAAGGCCTATGGTATTGCCTGCACCGGCGGAAATCTGGGCGAAATGATTTTTGATGGTAACACCGTCACCAGCAACATTCTTAATGTGGCGTTGGGGGATGAATACGGTGCTTGCGGAGGTTCTCCGCTTTTTTACCGTAACACGTTTGTCAAGGCCGATAACTATCCGGCTTACAAAACGATCGCCTCCGAACTTGGAGGTTATTTTGAGGGAACCGGACGTTTTGTGTCTAATATCTTCCTGGGCGGGGCTTCTGATAAGAACATAAACAACAATCTGGCCGGCAAGGGCAGGAAATCGGTCCACTTCGGCCGAGAAATGACTGCTACGTTGCAGGATACGGTCGCTTCGACTCCAATAGCTGGTGCAGTGGTCACACTTCAGAACGGCGGCGCTCCTTTTGATTCGACTGCCACAACCGACGCCCTTGGCACGGCAAAGCTGATTGTTTATGACTACGAACTGCACAACGCTGACAGCACCAGTAATAAGATCCTTGCCCGCAAATTAGCCCCGCACACGATGCATGCTGTTATCGGTTCTGATACATTCATAACCGTGCTGGACAAGTCACCGGCTGCATTGGATCTTATGAATGACGTGGCTGGGACATTCACGCTTCCGCTCCTAAAAGACGGTATTACTGATGTGGGCAAGAAGCTGACCCTGACGTATTGAGGAGTATCCATACATGAGCCTTTCCGGTTCTTTTATCCGCACTGTCATCGTTCCTCTTTGGGCAATGAAAGAGGGAACACCCTACCTGCGCCACCTGAAAGG
The nucleotide sequence above comes from Geobacter benzoatilyticus. Encoded proteins:
- a CDS encoding TIGR03016 family PEP-CTERM system-associated outer membrane protein; translated protein: MKIKRKFAHQLFPVIAALALAGTAQAADFTFTPGITVNEEFTDNIAEDKDKTLGSEFITRAMPGITARYMAPFWTWDLNYKYEYRYYAREKFDNEDLHHLAARSRLNLIDEVMFIDISDTYERVSLDQSRDRTLESLRSDQSDQNNFTVAPGLVLRPTERLILRPGASYQNIWYKDPGAVDRNIYNGIMGLSYQFTEKFSLIANYLFSYTDAEGNLSRAHNAMGGIQYEYAKDSFISIQGGNSWLNTSDGVYSNPIWNVAINYAGSRFNLRASTGEKYDNDPSTNKVTLNTSHNVGIDYVFEKGKFGLTSGILRLEEMPDNRVTTVSYNNSANLSYQIFTDWEGRVSYTYNYIDDREQDSYTTTSIVNTGLTWLYSPDVRISLNYQNLHMYSPDIEEDNKDINNVILQVSKTF
- a CDS encoding glycosyltransferase, translated to MIKIAFVIDTVESPTAGTEKQLLLLIKHLDRTRFEPYLCVLRSSKWIEEKFDLCSLFVAGIDSFKTITGLKGILRLSGWFNENGINIVQTHFRDSSIAGILAARFAGIKTVIGTRRNQGYWLTPVELRMQKFLDRWVTAYIANSQSTKQWMANTEGVDLKRVEVINNGFDFSIIETESDINRKEMRLSLGVAEDAPVIGIVANLRPIKDHATFLQAANIVHAQIPTARFLIIGDGSEKPVLQKQTEELKLTDAVIFLGARLDVPRILAACDIGVLSSRSESFSNAIVEYMAAGLPVVTTDVGGAREAVDDGINGFIVAIGDFEEMGKRIIELLKADTIKQMGRESRKRSLERFALTSMVAKTEYLYNRCQEGSN
- a CDS encoding glycosyltransferase; this translates as MGRTGISIDDVRNDWQVLDGESFTMPDEVKLISHEKFTGDTEIKVEYVEPGKIARSFSKISILYWLFYAIRLFRLSDVKSVVIVNGGVTHLWIWCGLLNAFPIFGKRKLFCWDIFVEYILGTEKRLKFFPFVKITTQRKEKLARFILKQYGLNVVWSKKQVATHARHFNLPENHFIFLPFKANHSKRETYDIPMGNFIFAGGNGKRDYKCLIEAVRGTDIPVIISATDPAVRKTIEPLPNVIVVGAPEPAFAQLQAASRFVVIPMIYSGLKGGGEANFCNAMWHKKPVIAVDSMAAEDYVLDGETGFIIQPGDSKILKERIEQLWHDSDLCIAMGLTGRSHVANYFTHRMFINRLLRLAAQYGANIDA
- a CDS encoding O-antigen ligase family protein yields the protein MLEEATSPQYKASTVLIMVCIYIFLVIERPWESIRYLQGWPIERTFAIALIIVAFINDKFRIVNSPANKWVYGLLAIHFILAPFAFNTGDAVDQGIEYAKMVILYLLMLSVADNANSLKLLIKAYVFSTMFYVFHSINEFINGRHVWRMGISRMIGVDSTFNDPNAFGATIVLSLPFVFVLLKTEESKKIRMLYYAYLVLSVFCVVQTGSRTSFFVMSVLGIIFTIIHLKKHFFSTLVVAGILSTIIWSAMPEEKQNRIRTLWDPSAGPANAQASADGRMVGWEVSWRMFKQQPLTGVGAGGKNYVGYRVLHQVDDGPPSANQSHILYGEVIAEFGLLGAVLFMGLIFSIFRCCRLTLTYLNNIGEESIFLVHLAWAILAALLLLLIFGIGGHNFYRPMWLWLATWSGILFNMTKVQKFTMPKPSY
- a CDS encoding class I SAM-dependent methyltransferase codes for the protein MQKINRRFEPSPSDSDYYMLTQLRSALENVIKKYIKNSEDNNQISILDYGCGEVPYSKLFATIPHKFTSADLPGNELANMILDANGNVPCEDESFDVVLSIQVLEHVPSPQKYLSEALRVLKHNGLLLLSTHGWWTHHPYPNDYWRWTREGLEKILNEEGFKVVDNRGIIGMLAYSYQLRAQCWKGLLENKGLIASSVFSLIAFYYQKCMHFADIITPVNISKNNSSIYLIVAKKA
- a CDS encoding glycosyltransferase family 4 protein; translation: MRYMFGHFPAEFRLTLLAASTQEDAALKDDVKTYEAALSLVKPGGTIHFARAVHGELCRQKYDVILSQGFVSAVSVYLANLAHKVPHIVTIHGIVEPQYLSGRFGSFKRWFLGWLLSRVSVLYGVSNDILEHLYNEFPRLRNNGPQPLVILNGIEPDTFDLLPKEPLDLRAKLGIDGSTFLFGFFGRFMPQKGFDLLIEAVNKLRVAQQNRKFVVVAVGSGDYIREYQETIKSKGLEPYFHFLPFQPMVHHLYPQVDTVVMPSRWEACPLLPMEVLCMGTPLIAANCIGTREIINDTPTFVIEENNLKQLIEMMLACMQDNMPDNFQAYQIEARKRFNVATAAKKLVLFLNDMPGHI
- a CDS encoding lipopolysaccharide biosynthesis protein gives rise to the protein MSRKLIFNSLSGTALYGANIIVAFVMSPIIIRALGNRDYGLWELVMSVIGYMGLLDLGIGPALVRFVSVADGKQDKDDLQKTISTSFVFFVVVGVVAVFSFLLLGYYPAIIAGKETKAIANLGSVFMLLGLNAGMLFPLQVFIATLMGVQRHYFINNVRIVLMVVRAILSYYLLTSYPGKGLLIMALLEPVFTAIQVVAFIGAVYVDRSIPKIAFAAVSLTKAKEMMSFGAKSATMLVASRIQNQSVPLIIGNVINLSSIIYFVIPNRLVEYAKGLSLSLGIPLTPYFGSQLAGGDTESLRKNWIASALILQMITLSMPIALVFLGNEFLELWIGKDIAIQGNNILIILILSLIMQSLVPNAFGLLAAYNSHGRSALVWLISAIFSVIAAMFVGYHYGINAIVAASVLPSSVCSFINLKYACDKINISMAHYFRETSAKIIVPLIAFSIALYVSNIVLIHKSYGSLLIKLLISTAVYMIMLWIKALSSEQKHIVKDVITIKVQRCFYDR
- a CDS encoding glycosyltransferase family 2 protein, which codes for MIDKVSIIIPMYNSCNTIAETLESALNQDYKNIEIIVINDGSTDGSLELLSNNYNDKVRIINTENKGVSSARNIGINNATGNYIAFLDSDDIWAPDKISKQIRLLTNNSDYGVCYTDRYLIDSKSSVLPSKKRKHYTGAILNKIIISNFVCLSSTLVKKECFITCGKFDVGLTVSEDYDLWIRIATKFKFIYLDERLVYYRITPGSLTKNRQRMLTNAFNVFTKNICDPEIVSNVNIITIIQFYSDTYKSLGLYYSDLAIYAASFKCFLLSIILYPFYFESYTMLVKTTIARFAKR
- a CDS encoding polysaccharide pyruvyl transferase family protein, whose amino-acid sequence is MNTLLIGYFGYFNAGDDAFIKTTQWASHNYDLNLTLSATSDKVFSSEHGTVKPIYSKFVPQRYDFNYRQYRFKQISNKFDLCLFAGGSNFHSSYSLKHWRDSFSNRKKQLICAIGVSIGPFKDIAAEHECKELLKMFDLIAVRDLSSFGRLVDMNLDTPYYKSNDIAVMISKTSQDTRLLRNNMKSNESIIGFSICDQSIQLDDNTTYDQREFFINSIKRILDDNVSDKIMLFAFNMHKQVGDRAICTHILNSLPTYRERILYYEYDGNINNILIEMSKMKCFIGMRLHSIVFSYSLSIPFIMIPYHEKCYEFAKMIDIGRSNLLSADTVNPQMFIELIKSLDILDNTKAMSESELNFIYLSELINKC